The Nocardioides humi genome includes a region encoding these proteins:
- a CDS encoding FAD binding domain-containing protein, with translation MYPGRFRYVSPRSIDEAIAVLTEAEGEGKVLAGGQSLIPLLKLRFASPGVLVDINNLPDLDYIRREDDGSFRIGALTRHATMERSASIARHQPTAAAAAPLVADPIVRNRGTLVGSVCHADPQGDWAAVMIAAGGSVVAQGPEGRRTIPVRDFVTGPFQNVLAYDEVAVEAVIPAPKGTVVGGFLKLERRVGDFATAGAAVTLELSGGKVSRAGIALTGVGAATIDAEDAANALLNRPLGAETIDRAATLAAEIANPKSDHRGSADYKRHVVHTFVRRILAGLTEQTERAA, from the coding sequence ATGTATCCCGGACGCTTCCGCTACGTCTCCCCCCGGAGCATCGACGAGGCCATCGCGGTGCTGACCGAGGCCGAGGGCGAGGGCAAGGTGCTGGCCGGCGGCCAGAGCCTGATCCCGCTGCTCAAGCTGCGCTTCGCGAGCCCCGGCGTCCTCGTCGACATCAACAATCTGCCCGACCTGGACTACATCCGGCGCGAGGACGACGGCTCGTTCCGGATCGGCGCCCTCACCCGGCACGCGACGATGGAGCGCTCGGCCTCGATCGCCCGGCACCAGCCGACCGCCGCCGCGGCGGCGCCGCTCGTCGCGGACCCGATCGTGCGCAACCGGGGCACCCTCGTGGGCTCGGTCTGCCACGCTGACCCGCAGGGCGACTGGGCGGCGGTGATGATCGCGGCCGGCGGCTCGGTGGTCGCCCAGGGCCCGGAGGGACGACGCACGATCCCCGTGAGGGACTTCGTGACCGGACCCTTCCAGAACGTCCTCGCCTACGACGAGGTCGCGGTCGAGGCGGTCATCCCGGCGCCGAAGGGCACCGTCGTCGGAGGCTTCCTCAAGCTCGAGCGGCGGGTCGGGGACTTCGCCACCGCGGGCGCCGCGGTCACGCTCGAGCTCAGCGGCGGGAAGGTCAGCCGTGCGGGCATCGCGCTCACCGGCGTCGGCGCCGCGACCATCGATGCCGAGGACGCCGCCAACGCGCTGCTCAACCGTCCGCTCGGCGCCGAGACCATCGACCGGGCCGCGACCCTGGCGGCCGAGATCGCCAACCCCAAGTCCGACCATCGAGGCAGCGCCGACTACAAGCGCCATGTCGTCCACACCTTCGTCCGGCGGATCCTCGCCGGCCTCACCGAGCAGACCGAGAGGGCCGCCTGA
- a CDS encoding LysR family transcriptional regulator: protein MTPTRLRAYAAVARLGSVKAAAAELGVSEAAVSLHVGQLRKELGDQLFVRTGSGIAFTPGGLRLASRAVQLLGLQDRTVQEVQQAGGARRLLRVGVSGLFAEYAAPGLIEAFTQRADDLEVELRTDRASRFGSLLVTRTIDAAVGPRVQLAAPELSTSHFLNYEVVAVAAPGHPAASGQPALAMLREQSWLLGPSASERGGIVTEMLARLAVPEQRQRIFQSHAAALEEAKRGRGIALTVDFAVSADADDSLVVVPGPLLRGRGEWSLATLGGERASTAADELRRFVVTPRATQAMLRRRGAGVGRFRPAVHVTLWS, encoded by the coding sequence GTGACTCCGACACGGCTACGGGCCTATGCGGCGGTTGCCCGGCTCGGCTCGGTGAAGGCGGCGGCCGCGGAGCTCGGCGTCTCCGAGGCGGCGGTCTCCCTCCACGTCGGCCAGCTGCGCAAGGAGCTCGGGGACCAGCTGTTCGTGCGCACCGGCTCGGGCATCGCGTTCACCCCGGGCGGACTGCGGCTGGCCAGCCGCGCTGTCCAGCTGCTGGGCCTGCAGGACCGGACCGTGCAGGAGGTCCAGCAGGCCGGGGGAGCGCGGCGCCTGCTGCGGGTCGGGGTGTCGGGGCTCTTCGCGGAGTACGCCGCGCCGGGGCTGATCGAGGCGTTCACCCAGCGCGCCGACGACCTCGAGGTCGAGCTCCGGACCGACCGCGCCAGCCGGTTCGGCTCGCTGCTGGTGACCCGGACCATCGACGCCGCCGTCGGGCCGCGGGTCCAGCTCGCCGCGCCCGAGCTGTCCACCAGCCACTTCCTCAACTACGAGGTGGTCGCCGTGGCCGCGCCCGGCCACCCCGCCGCCTCCGGGCAGCCGGCGCTCGCGATGCTGCGCGAGCAGAGCTGGCTGCTCGGCCCGTCCGCCAGTGAGCGCGGCGGGATCGTCACCGAGATGCTGGCGCGGCTCGCCGTGCCTGAGCAGCGGCAGCGGATCTTCCAGAGTCACGCCGCCGCCCTGGAGGAGGCCAAGCGTGGTCGCGGGATCGCCCTGACCGTCGACTTCGCGGTGTCCGCCGACGCCGACGACTCGCTCGTCGTCGTCCCCGGCCCGCTGCTGCGCGGCCGCGGGGAGTGGAGCCTGGCGACCCTGGGCGGCGAGCGGGCCTCGACCGCCGCCGACGAGCTGCGGAGGTTCGTGGTGACGCCCCGCGCGACCCAGGCGATGCTCCGCCGCCGTGGTGCGGGCGTCGGCCGGTTCCGCCCTGCAGTGCACGTCACGCTCTGGTCGTGA
- a CDS encoding (2Fe-2S)-binding protein, whose translation MTSLFEEIAEPAPDDVPVNRVSVTVNGKRRTADIEPRLLLAHFLRQGLKLTGTHTGCDTTNCGACTVLLDGKAVKSCTVLAVQADGRDVTTVEGMATGSELDPVQEGFKDEHALQCGFCTPGMMLSARALLNENPEPTEDEIRFALSGNLCRCTGYQNIVKAVLWAAAKENGQDPRQAVARYEAAQQGRAQQNGAHQ comes from the coding sequence ATGACCAGCCTGTTCGAGGAGATCGCCGAGCCGGCGCCCGACGACGTCCCGGTCAACCGGGTCAGCGTGACGGTGAACGGAAAGCGTCGTACCGCCGACATCGAGCCCCGGCTCCTGCTGGCCCACTTCCTGCGCCAGGGACTCAAGCTCACCGGCACCCACACCGGCTGCGACACCACCAACTGCGGCGCCTGCACGGTGCTGCTCGACGGCAAGGCCGTCAAGAGCTGCACCGTCCTCGCGGTCCAGGCCGACGGCCGGGATGTGACGACCGTCGAGGGCATGGCCACCGGGAGCGAGCTCGACCCCGTCCAGGAGGGCTTCAAGGACGAGCACGCCCTCCAGTGCGGGTTCTGCACGCCCGGGATGATGCTGTCCGCGCGAGCCCTCCTCAACGAGAACCCCGAGCCGACCGAGGACGAGATCCGGTTCGCCCTCTCCGGCAATCTGTGCCGCTGCACCGGCTACCAGAACATCGTCAAGGCCGTCCTCTGGGCGGCCGCGAAGGAGAACGGGCAGGACCCGCGCCAGGCGGTGGCCCGCTACGAGGCGGCCCAGCAGGGCCGGGCCCAGCAGAACGGAGCACACCAGTGA